CTCTCAAGCCGTTCCCCCCTCGTTCACGACGCGGCTTAACGCCAATGATCCGTGGGTGCATAAATCGAGCGGCCCCCATCGACTGGTAAGCAAACGCCCGTCAGGTACTCGTGCTCGAGCAAAAACAGGGTCGCGTCCACCACATGCTCGGGCTTACCCTCTCGTTTAAGTAAGGAGGAATCGATTGCAGCTTGGCGCGCGGCTGAAGGCAGGTCGTCGGGCAAGGTCACAGGACCCGGCAGAACCGCATTGACCCGAATGCGAGGATTTCGCCGAGCTAACTCGATCGCAAAGTCACGGGTAATCGTAGGGATCGCCCCCTTCGAGGCGAAATAGGCCGCATAGGCTTCGTACGGTCGTCGCGTCGCCCAATCTCCAAAGTTGACAATCACCCCGCCGGACGGTTGATCAACCATGATTTGTCCACCGATCTGGCAGCAGAGAAACGTGCCGAGTGTGTTCACCTCAAAATGGCGCCGGACGTCGTTGTCCGAAATTTCTGACAGTTCACGTCGCTCCCAAATTGATGCACAATTGGCGAGCGCATCTAAGCGTCCAAAAGCCCGTTGGCATTCCTCAAATATTTTTTCGACTTCGGTTTGCTTACTAAGATCGGCAACCTGCCAAATGGCGTCGGTCCCCTGAGAGCGCAGCTCCTCGACAAACTGCTCGGCCTCGGTAGCCGATCGATTCGCGTGGATCACAAGTCGATAACCATTTCGAGCCAGATCGCGAGCGATCGATTGACCAAGACGGTGCTTCGCCCCACTCCCAGTCACCAAGGCAACCGGTTGTTCCGTTCCGAATAGTGCGTGATGTTTGGTTTCATTTATCATCGTGGACTCTCACCTTCATCTCAGTAACCTTCGTCGAGCGTAGTCGATGCCGTAGCCGCACGCGTAGATCGCGAGTACTCCACCGAGGCATGTTAGCTGCGTGACACGTTCTGGCAGAACGTATTGAACAATATCCGACAGTTTTGCGACCCAGACAACCATTGCCACTGCAAAGGCAAGTAGCCAAATTGAACGGGCCTTGCTGGCAACAAGTGGGAACAGAACATTGCTGAGACTGGCAACCAAAGCGATCACTGCAACAGCCGTCGCCGACATCGTGATGCCCACCAAAGCAGCAACGCAAAGTCGATTTGTTCGTTGGAAACGGGTTGTCAGTTGGGGTTCGACCAACAAGCCAACCAAGCCGCCAAATGCTCCACCTAGTAGTGGATTGACCCACATTTGATCATCTTGAAGCAACCGCGTGGTGATCGGACTTGCCCAATTGCTGCAGACAAATCCGATCAGACAAGGAAGAAACAGTGCAGCGGTGACCGGATGCCCATCCAGATCCATCAAGGCAACACAAAAGATCGTAGAAAACAGCAAAGCATGAATCGCAAACAAGCTTAAACGCACGTCC
The sequence above is drawn from the Pirellulaceae bacterium genome and encodes:
- a CDS encoding prepilin peptidase; the encoded protein is MNIAQTSLESLTIAIDQLPWLAAIWFCFLGGCIGSFMNVVVYRIPAGMSLMHPGSCCPNCQHAIRARDNLPVLGWLLLKGRCRDCQVPISRRYPIVEGIVAAAFLIFWWADVWQLQNRIASVDVRLSLFAIHALLFSTIFCVALMDLDGHPVTAALFLPCLIGFVCSNWASPITTRLLQDDQMWVNPLLGGAFGGLVGLLVEPQLTTRFQRTNRLCVAALVGITMSATAVAVIALVASLSNVLFPLVASKARSIWLLAFAVAMVVWVAKLSDIVQYVLPERVTQLTCLGGVLAIYACGYGIDYARRRLLR
- a CDS encoding SDR family oxidoreductase produces the protein MINETKHHALFGTEQPVALVTGSGAKHRLGQSIARDLARNGYRLVIHANRSATEAEQFVEELRSQGTDAIWQVADLSKQTEVEKIFEECQRAFGRLDALANCASIWERRELSEISDNDVRRHFEVNTLGTFLCCQIGGQIMVDQPSGGVIVNFGDWATRRPYEAYAAYFASKGAIPTITRDFAIELARRNPRIRVNAVLPGPVTLPDDLPSAARQAAIDSSLLKREGKPEHVVDATLFLLEHEYLTGVCLPVDGGRSIYAPTDHWR